One window of the Trifolium pratense cultivar HEN17-A07 linkage group LG2, ARS_RC_1.1, whole genome shotgun sequence genome contains the following:
- the LOC123906317 gene encoding uncharacterized protein LOC123906317 — protein sequence MASSSTKVSMKLLIDTKNEKVLFAEASKAVVDFLLNLLCLPIGTVVKLLSSNGMVGSLGNLYQSVENLNQNYMLPDQTKDVLLNPRAQSSSTEISGFLTQNDSSDNDQGSKLYMCTNKCNFQVAYDNKTQCPGSPEYNYCCHIMNNEVNYVGNKVAAKKITNIKSGFVKDVVTYMVMDDLVIQPMSTISCITLLNKFNVKEIGTLEEKVVEIGMEEGIKLLKASLQSKMVLTSVFIKKTESDLVLSN from the exons ATGGCTTCTTCTTCCACCAAAGTGTCCATGAAACTTCTCATTGACACAAAGAATGAGAAAGTTCTCTTTGCTGAAGCTTCAAAAGCTGTAGTAGACTTTCTGCTAAACTTGCTATGCTTGCCAATAGGTACTGTAGTGAAGCTGCTAAGCTCAAATGGCATGGTTGGTAGCTTAGGAAATCTGTATCAGAGTGTTGAAAATCTCAACCAGAATTACATGCTCCCAGATCAAACTAAGGATGTTCTTTTAAACCCAAGAGCTCAAAGCTCTTCAACTGAAATCTCAGGCTTCCTTACTCAGAACGATTCCAGTGACAACGACCAAGGATCTAAGTTATACATGTGCACAAATAAGTGTAATTTCCAGGTGGCATATGATAACAAAACTCAATGTCCTGGCAGTCCTGAGTATAATTATTGCTGCCATATTATGAACAATGAAGTTAATTATGTTGGAAATAAGGTTGCTGCAAAGAAAATTACCAATATTAAGAGTGGATTTGTGAAAGATGTTGTAACCTACATGGTGATGGATGATTTGGTGATTCAGCCCATGTCAACTATATCTTGCATCACACTGTTGAACAAGTTCAATGTCAAAGAGATTGGCACCTTGGAAGAAAAGGTGGTTGAGATCGGAATGGAAGAG GGTATCAAGTTACTTAAGGCTTCTCTGCAGTCAAAGATGGTCTTGACTAGTGTTTTCATCAAGAAGACGGAATCAGATTTGGTGCTGTCAAATTAG
- the LOC123906319 gene encoding uncharacterized protein LOC123906319 — protein sequence MASSSTKVSMKLLIDTKNEKVLFAEASKDVVDFLLNLLCLPIGTVVKLLSSNGMVGSLGNLYQSVENLNQNYMLPDQTKDVLLNPRAQSSSTEISGFLTQNDSSDNDQGSKLYMCTNKCNFQVAYDNKTQCPGRPRYNCGHIMNNEVNYVGNKVAAKKITNIKSGFVKDVVTYMVMDDLVIQPMSTISCITLLNKFNVKEIGTLEEKVVEIGMEEGIKLLKASLQSKMVLTSVFIKKTESDLVLSN from the exons ATGGCTTCTTCTTCCACCAAAGTGTCCATGAAACTTCTCATTGACACAAAGAATGAGAAAGTTCTCTTTGCTGAAGCTTCAAAAGATGTAGTAGACTTTCTGCTAAACTTGCTATGCTTGCCAATAGGTACTGTAGTGAAGCTGCTAAGCTCAAATGGCATGGTTGGTAGCTTAGGAAATCTGTATCAGAGTGTTGAAAATCTCAACCAGAATTACATGCTCCCAGATCAAACTAAGGATGTTCTTTTAAACCCAAGAGCTCAAAGCTCTTCAACTGAAATCTCAGGCTTCCTTACTCAGAACGATTCCAGTGACAACGACCAAGGATCTAAGTTATACATGTGCACAAATAAGTGTAATTTCCAGGTGGCATATGATAACAAAACTCAATGTCCTGGCCGTCCTCGGTATAATTGCGGCCATATTATGAACAATGAAGTTAATTATGTTGGAAATAAGGTTGCTGCAAAGAAAATTACCAATATTAAGAGTGGATTTGTGAAAGATGTTGTAACCTACATGGTGATGGATGATTTGGTGATTCAGCCCATGTCAACTATATCTTGCATCACACTGTTGAACAAGTTCAATGTCAAAGAGATTGGCACCTTGGAAGAAAAGGTGGTTGAGATCGGAATGGAAGAG GGTATCAAGTTACTTAAGGCTTCTCTGCAGTCAAAGATGGTCTTGACTAGTGTTTTCATCAAGAAGACGGAATCAGATTTGGTGCTGTCAAATTAG